The sequence GTTCGAGTTGTGTATTAGTAACTGAACAAACATGAAATCATCAAACCCTCAAGGAATAATGAACAATGGGAAAAAGGTATAAAACCTGTTCCAGATAAATCAGGGAAGGTTTTGATACAGTTCCATTCAGATTTCACATTTGCAACTTGGTAAATCCTGCATAAATTAACAGGCACTGGAAATCAATTttaggtataaaaaaaaaactaatgaaaGGGATGACAAACTAACAAGCTTGAGAACATTTTTTCTGTGACATTCTAAAACAGTCACCAAATCTAGTACTAGACAGTTTTCTTCACCTTATATCAGAACCAGCAACTGCTAGGTAGGACCCACTGTGGTCGAACTCCACTGCAAGACACACAGAATTAAGATGAAGGCCTTTTGAAATATGTACAACTTCTTAAccagtatatataaatataggTTATATTGCCATCAAGTGAAAATGAATACCGGAGCTCGTTGGTGTTTCCGAATCATATGGAGCAAAATTCCTGAAGTTCTTCAGTTTACGTAGATCCCAAAGCTTAACACCATCATGAGCAGCAGTCTGTCAAATTTAAGAGTACAATAAGAATACTGTATAAACAATCATCATACTTTACTAGTTACATTTTCTCACATACCGCAAGGAAGTATCCATTCTCAGAGAAAGATATGGCAGTTACTGGCCCAGCATGTCCGTCAAACCTAGCAACATTTGCCTACAACCAATGGAGGAAGGTAAGAACATAGAGAATAACattgaatattaaaattgaactttaaacaagtataagaaaaaatgtttaCCTGACTTTTTACGTCCCAAATCTTGACAAGAGATTCTGTGGTGCCGGTTCCAAGAATGAGACCATCCGGATGAAAAGCCGCAGATGTGTACCCTTCCGAAGAACCTGAAGTGTCGTAAACCTACACAACTCATCATTAATTGTCTGATTCAGAACTTATGTAGGGAAGACTGAAGAAAAGGTTTAAATCTATTacttaaataagataaattaaaagaaaataaaaaaaatctccacATTCTTCAGACACCTCTACTAAACCATTTCATATAGAACTTTACCAGTGCTGTAAACATTTAACTTTCACATTCTAGCAAAAAAAAAGTACCCCACTAAAAAAAAGGTCCATGTGCATGCATAGTTCTTTCCCTTTTATTGCTGGTATTACagcaaaaacaagagatcataCCTGAGTCAAACACGTCCCTGAAGAAAGTTCATAAAAGCACCAAGAGCCATCAAGTGAAGCAGTCACAAAGTAATTATTGGTTGCATGGACAGTGACAGCTTGCACCTGAAAAATTGGAAATGCAAATCATTCTTGCATCAGAAGGAGTGCATAAACAAGAGAAGTACAATTGACAGGTTCAGGAAAGTCATATATCACTAGAAGCCTCATATTTAAGAAGGGCAATCTTAAAGGCATGAAATTTCATGGTTTTATACGCAACAAAAGTTACAATGCAGTGTGGATATTATATTTCAAACTGAAGAACCTCAGATTACAAGAGGTACTCAACTGAAAAGAAGCAACTACAGTTATACAGACAAATATTTAACCTTATGAGCATTTAAAAGCAATAGGTACAGCAAAATCTGATGATGATGTAAAGCTAAAGTAAATCAAAACCTAGCAGTCAAGAGTTTCTGGCAGTTGAATGGTTGTTGGGACTTTACAATATTGAAATTATCAGGATTTAGGTAGGGAAGGAGGAACAGGGAGAATAGAGATCCTAACTAATTTTCTTGAGCATGTGATACCATATGATGTGATGGATATTATATGGAGGATAAAGCATTAGCCTCTATTTGTACTAGTACTAGACTCCTGATAATCCTATAAATCCAAAAAATGTCCAAACTGAATCTAGGACAGAGACAGGATAGACTCCAGCCAGGTTCAGAGACAAAGGCCAAACCAAGTTTGGTGTTAGGGGATGAAGATGGATCAAACTGCATCTGATACTTGAAATGGGAGCCAAACTACATTTGGAACTAGACACGGGGGTCAGTCTATGGAAGGGTCAAAATGGAGCCAATCTACAAAAAGATAAGCTAGAACAGAGCCAATCAGTGAAAAGACAGGCTAAATTGGTGAATCCATGGAAAAATCAAGCTAAAAAATGCCCATCagtgggagaaaaaaaaaaagaggctgAAACAGAGTGCATAATGGTTTTGGTGGTAATTGAGTTCCATAAGCTTAACACAAGATAAGGAAGAAACTATTCTCAAAGTGGATACACCATGTTCTGATACCATGTCATGAACCAACTATCACAAAAGCTTAAGCCAATAGGTGAAGACACCTGATGCCCCCTTATGCAAGAACACTTTGGGCTTCAAGCATGATCAACACACAGAATCACGTACCTGCTTAAATTCAATGTTTTATTGGAAAAATGGGGACGGCAAGGATAGAACTCTAGACCACTAGGTCAGTCATAGAGGCTTTGATACCATGTTCAAATCATAATCTTGGCAAAGAATGAGGAAGAAAGAATAAGACATTTTAAGATACATATTAACAACATTACAAGATATTTCCTACATATAACACAGTGGTATAGCTGTTGTTCATATGAACGAGTGAAATTACGATTTTAGAATTGAGGAAGACTTTTCTTTTACTggtacaaaatacaaaattggATGGAATTGTCTTGAGATGAATTTGAAGATAATTCAGATTCCAACTCCATCAATAGAGAGGATGGGAACTCTGTACAAAAACTTTTTACCAGGGTAGCAAGGATACTGTTACTTTAAGAGTATAAGTGAAATTCTAGTTCACCAAATCAATGGGGATAGTGACTTAATATTAGATCTGCAAGATACAGGACAGACATGATTTATCTATTACATGTGTTACTTGTTAGCAAGAATGCTGGTATACTAtgcttgcttcttttttttagcATTGCCAATAATAAATAAGCTGAAAACGAATATTCACTGGTGATTAGTTATATAGGTGAGCACAAATTATGGGAACACTCACCACTCACATCCCATGACTCTCCTAGGACTGTTTATGTGTGGTCCCATCCAACTTGATATGGGAAGATGTCTAAGGTGAAATCTCCAAATccaaatgaaatagaaaagtatGCAGAATGCATTGCAGAGACTTGCAGCAAAGGTGAATGACAGAACAACAGAGTAAGAAACTAAATAAGATGTTTTCTCCATGAGATTTTAAGCAGGAAGAATTTTGTTTGAGGTTTAGGCCTTTCGGGAACTTGGGGGAGTGAAAAATTATTCGACATTTGCAGCCAATATAATAGGGAAGGTAATTATTTGAGGACTTCTTTCACTTGGTTCTGAAGGTGGAGTTGTAGTTTAAAGAATTTCTATGAAACATTTCTTATTATTCTATAAGATAATTCATTTCAAGCCATACCATCAAACATGGAAAGTTATTGCTTcgtgtaaataaaaataaaaaatccaattttataaaataatcttacATGCTACCAAATATATTGAAACCACTATCACACAGCAAAAGAGCATGGCATTGGCCCCCAGTTAAAATTTAGTACCATGCCAGCAAAATTATCACCCAAATATTGGGAAACATGTACAATGTTGAAGAGgaattaagattaaattatttacaaacaTCAAATAATGCCAATTCGGAAGCCTTATAATTAAAGTTGAGCCACTGGAAGAATCAAGTATTACACCATGCCCTCATCACTTTACCATTTGTTATGAATAAGCACAACATAGGCATGCTTCAATTTCACTAATGAAAAAATTTAGATCTTCaaaaataggagagaaaattcTTCCAGCTCATTCTTGCAGCAAAATTAGAAAACCTAGATAGGAGTGATGTTAATACacaaaattataactaattacAGATATAATATGGTAACATTAGTTTCGTTTACCTCAGCTGAATGATCCTTTAAGATGTGCCTGCAGTTATAGTTACCATCATCTGACCCTTGCCATAGACGAACTGTCTGCAACATAAAGTAAAAACATTGACCACTGGAatatgcaaaataaaaatagctaACATGTAAACATTAGAGTTGCAGATTAGAGAAAACTGCACTTAACTATTTGTTTAAGAACTTGCATTTGTACTTTGATAACACTAAGTTGAAAGAATCACATTACTGACTACTAGCTGATTACCAGAGACAAGAAAAACATGCTTGGAAAACCCAACAGAAACACTAATGTAAACCTTTCGATCAAATTGTATAAAGTTACACCTGCAAGTATTAGTCTTAGCACCAAACCAAGTCTTTTCAGTTTTCTGGGTGCTTTTGAATTCACATTTAGAAGTCATATTCATCACTTTCTTCTGGTCGAGTAAGTACAATAGTCAAAAGAATTTCCATTATGAAAACAAAATGCAAAAGTAAATTGCAAGAGACTGAAAAAAATTGAGAGGACTGGGGTCACAATTCTCACACAACTTCACAAGTTTGTATTAGCTATACTGTGCAAAAAGCAAGCTCAGgagaaaacaaagaaagcaGCAATGCATGGATGGAACTTCTCTTTCATGCTATACAATGTCTGATCCTGGGTGGAGAAAGGTGATCAAGGCACCATTTGGAGGAGAGCTTATTTACAGCTTATTTGTACTGAAATGACATAACCATTAGTCTTAATGTTTTGGAGAGCTTATGAAAATAGCTTATGATATGTCCATAAGCTGTTTTCACCTTATTTCAACTTCAACAAGCTATCCAAAATACCTAATAGATACAGCATATAGCtttgataaaaacaatttaaccctATTTCCTCTTCGGCtataaaaagtcaaaaacaaCTTCTACACAAGTGCTTACACAATAAGTTTAAGTTGTTTATCCAAAAGGACCCCAAATAAAATGGTTCTAACTTCTAAGCAATTAAACCTACAGTAAAGGATAGCACTTTTACCTTATCTGCTGAAGCAGTTAGGAATGATTCACCCTGAGCTACAAACTTTACACTGGTCACCTAACAAAAGCATTCATAATCAGCAGAAGTTGAAGAAAAGATAACTGTAGCCATTTCAACTAAAATAAAACCTTTTTAGAGTGACCACTGAGTGTAGATAATATCTGTCCTGATGGGCGGTCAAAAATAACAGCATTTGTATCAATACCTCCAGTTGCAATTAAGTCCTGTCAACAGAGAAAGGGATGATCCTGAATTAGCACCCATtagttttctagtttttttttttaaaaaaaaaggagccTTTTTGCATGTTTCCACCatatataaagtttaaaaaccatACCTTAGAATAAAGGATATCAAGAGATATAATgccttgtttgtttgttttgtgaaaggGATGACTAGATATCTGGGTATATGCCTCTAGAGCTTCGACAGGAGCCAAAGTTGGAGGAATCTGAACAAACCGACAAAGAATATGCACAAACAAGTGAAAACATTCAAATTTACAATTAGAAACagcaaagaaataattaaaatatgccACAAAAGTTTATAGCATACACTGATACACACAagatacatatatattacaattttAGTAGGCAAGTCAAAACCAGTAAAAAGGAATACTAAAAGTTCCATAAATTCCAACTTGTCAAAAGCTCAAAGCAAAACTGAGCTCAAAATGAAGACAACTAAAGAAACACTTGAAAAtgtcaatatatatttatattatatatatcacCAAGAGTACCTGTCGCTTCTTTCTCTGCTGGGAAAGAGCAGCATTGCAATCAGTTAGCTCAGAAATTATGCTAGAAGATATTCCAGGATGAATTTTCTTTGCACCAGGAGCCAGATCCTCATCCTCAGCagctaaatgaaaaaaaagataattcaaaTAAACAATTTGAAGCAAACAATAAAAACTAATAGCAAACTGGGGGAAATATCCTTAAGAAAGTTCTAAATGAAAGCTTTTGAACACTGTCATCTATAACATTAATGGGGCATACTTTATGAAAGTTATATTAAACTCAGCATAAAAAGTAATCTGCAGAATTGCAATATATAGGAAAAAGATAACTAGACTAGATGATAACATGAAAACCTCTTTTCCCATTGCTCAGGACGGGGGCATTTGCTGTTATGGCATTTGGTGCAGAAACAGGGAACTGCCTCTCTGCTTGTGCAAGTAAGGACCTAGCTTCATCTCGTTCCTTTTTTAGTCTTGCAATAACTCGGCAAGCAGCATCATGCTACAGATTAAAACTAATATAAACAGTGGCAGCTCTTGCAGGGGAACATATAGCAACAACACTAATATCATTTTGTGATCAATACCACCCAAAGGAtcatattgaaataaaaaaatcatacagagtattgaaaagttcaaaaataaaatattattaaagcaTAACAAGTCAAACAAAAGTTAATAATAAGATAACTTAACAGCAATTATATCTGAAAAGTAAATACACCTATTTTTaacaaggtaaaaaaaaaaaaaaaaaaaaacagaccgTTGGGAAAAAAAGCATCAGAAAATTGGCAATCTAAAAGGCAAAGAAACCTGAAAGTTTTGGAGATTGCAAACACAAGGGCTgagaaatgtaaagaagaagCAGAACTATAAAAGACaacaattttttacattaataactTTGTTGCTCTTACCTGATACAAAGCATGACTCAGCTCTTGTCTTGCTGTGTGCAATTGTTGCTCCAATGCAAAATTAGATAGCATCAATCCATCCCATTCCTACAAATTAGGCAAACCAAATCATCTTATGCGGAAGcctaaataattgtttttttcaaCAGAAAGAAGCCTACACATATCTAAGCATgtctaaatatttatttgaaaactaTCTATAACATAAACCACCATTAAACTCCCAATCCCAAAATGTAGAGCagcatataaatattttttttttttcgaaatgCAGTGGAAAATATTAagcaaaatataacaaaaatcatAAAGAATACTTCATAGCATAAATTCCATACATTTTGGAACATTCCAAGCATGCCAGGGATGCTAGCTGCCTGAACAGGTCTGGGTTTCACTATCTGCACGGTAAATGATCCTGATTTAATCAGTACATTGCAACTGAAATCTTGAAAAGCAAAGAACAACATCAAACACGGGGCGCTTAGTCTTGATATAAACTCCGCACTCAATATTAAAACAATACAACTAATTTCATTACCACCATACCTTGCCTGTCTTGATTGGTACAATGTCGTCCATAGTAAGT comes from Glycine soja cultivar W05 chromosome 20, ASM419377v2, whole genome shotgun sequence and encodes:
- the LOC114403271 gene encoding pre-mRNA-processing factor 19-like, whose protein sequence is MNCSISGEVPEEPVVSRNSGLLFEKRLIERHISDYGKCPITGEPLTMDDIVPIKTGKIVKPRPVQAASIPGMLGMFQNEWDGLMLSNFALEQQLHTARQELSHALYQHDAACRVIARLKKERDEARSLLAQAERQFPVSAPNAITANAPVLSNGKRAAEDEDLAPGAKKIHPGISSSIISELTDCNAALSQQRKKRQIPPTLAPVEALEAYTQISSHPFHKTNKQGIISLDILYSKDLIATGGIDTNAVIFDRPSGQILSTLSGHSKKVTSVKFVAQGESFLTASADKTVRLWQGSDDGNYNCRHILKDHSAEVQAVTVHATNNYFVTASLDGSWCFYELSSGTCLTQVYDTSGSSEGYTSAAFHPDGLILGTGTTESLVKIWDVKSQANVARFDGHAGPVTAISFSENGYFLATAAHDGVKLWDLRKLKNFRNFAPYDSETPTSSVEFDHSGSYLAVAGSDIRIYQVANVKSEWNCIKTFPDLSGTGKNTCVKFGPDSKYIAVGSMDRNLRIFGFPGEDAPTES